A window of Paenibacillus sp. 19GGS1-52 contains these coding sequences:
- a CDS encoding N-acetylmuramoyl-L-alanine amidase family protein encodes MKKYGFLAMLLILLIVVFPRSSHAESVETHINLDGNELTISKDAQVQIVNGSVMVPLRLVTEQLGYSVKWDNVTKTAIIEQANTTLKLVVNNTTAEVSGRQVQLDNPPFLSGSITLVPLRFVGEETGTTVGWDNLTKTVYLTSTAKAAGYNASTATNQVAVPDSEPSLLPETKTEISGSPADGESASEHTNQAELTNLSFSDNRLIIAVNGNLSPSTFTMTAKDRIVIDLPNTRFAPSFSQSQSLANSQSGQMVVTGYPDVSAVRYSLFSNSPAAIRVVIDLNSAKTYSVINNNDGLIIIDLNGTGIDPASPTGTATTIADPAGITFPSATPPATSGKRLVVIDAGHGGKDPGSVSLNKHSEKDFTLATVLKVAELLKNEPNIAFVLTRSDDSYPTLQQRAKIANDLKADLFLSIHANSIPTGSTSNPSGFETYYSRPESLQFATTVHKHLVPASGLSDRGIRKSSLYVTRETKMPAILLECGYLSNANDESLLYSADYQQRIAAAVVAGIKEYLGL; translated from the coding sequence ATGAAGAAATATGGTTTTTTGGCGATGCTACTGATCCTGTTGATAGTGGTATTCCCGCGAAGCAGTCATGCCGAATCTGTCGAGACACATATTAACCTGGATGGTAACGAGCTTACGATCTCAAAAGATGCCCAAGTGCAGATTGTAAACGGTAGTGTTATGGTTCCGCTTCGACTCGTAACCGAACAGCTTGGTTATTCAGTGAAATGGGATAATGTCACAAAGACAGCGATCATTGAGCAGGCTAATACGACGCTAAAGCTAGTTGTGAATAATACAACGGCTGAGGTCTCCGGCAGGCAGGTGCAACTGGATAACCCTCCTTTTCTCAGCGGGAGCATTACTCTTGTTCCTTTGAGATTCGTTGGGGAGGAGACAGGTACTACGGTGGGTTGGGATAACCTTACCAAAACGGTATATCTCACTTCAACTGCTAAGGCTGCAGGGTATAACGCTTCTACTGCAACCAATCAGGTAGCTGTACCGGATTCCGAACCTTCTCTCCTGCCCGAGACCAAAACAGAGATTAGCGGATCACCCGCTGATGGGGAGTCTGCAAGCGAACACACTAATCAGGCAGAGTTGACCAATCTCAGCTTCAGTGACAACCGGCTTATTATTGCCGTGAATGGCAATTTGTCCCCGAGTACATTCACTATGACTGCTAAAGACCGGATTGTTATAGATTTGCCAAACACCCGTTTTGCACCGAGCTTCAGTCAGAGTCAGTCTCTCGCCAACAGTCAGAGTGGACAGATGGTTGTTACAGGATATCCAGATGTCTCCGCTGTCCGGTATTCCTTGTTCAGCAATTCGCCAGCAGCGATTCGGGTGGTCATTGATCTAAATAGCGCCAAAACTTATAGTGTGATTAATAACAATGACGGACTTATTATTATTGATCTTAACGGAACAGGAATTGATCCTGCCTCACCAACAGGCACTGCTACTACAATTGCAGATCCGGCAGGTATTACTTTTCCCTCTGCAACCCCACCTGCTACTTCAGGCAAACGCCTGGTTGTCATTGATGCCGGCCATGGTGGAAAGGACCCCGGAAGCGTCAGTCTCAATAAACACAGCGAGAAGGATTTCACTCTAGCAACAGTGCTAAAAGTAGCGGAATTACTGAAAAATGAACCCAATATCGCTTTTGTGCTCACCCGCAGTGATGATAGCTATCCCACTTTGCAGCAAAGAGCCAAGATTGCCAACGATTTAAAGGCTGATCTCTTCCTCTCCATCCATGCCAATAGTATTCCGACAGGCAGTACAAGCAATCCTAGTGGCTTCGAGACGTATTACTCTCGTCCAGAAAGTCTACAATTCGCCACTACTGTGCACAAACATCTTGTTCCCGCCAGTGGACTTTCAGACCGTGGTATACGCAAGAGCAGTCTATATGTCACAAGAGAAACCAAAATGCCCGCCATTCTGCTCGAATGCGGATATTTAAGTAATGCCAATGATGAGTCTCTGCTCTATTCGGCTGATTATCAGCAGCGGATAGCCGCGGCAGTAGTTGCCGGTATTAAAGAGTATTTGGGGCTATAG
- a CDS encoding glycoside hydrolase family 88 protein has product MTAETKLEWVEEAWSKALEKTQKNSLRIGAGFPHAAQGGKYVLEEPFWWTAGFWPGQLWLLYNESGDESLKVIAEECEQRLDAVLNEYVRLDHDLGFMWTLTSVASYKLLGNEASKIRALKAANFLAARFNLKGNFIRAWNPWFEGEDNRGYAIIDCAMNMPLLFWASEVTGDPRYRHIAEAHMDTVVKHFIRPDGSVYHIVRFDAETGAFIEGIGGQGYAAESAWSRGTAWAIYGLTLAYHHTGKSEYLYTAQKVAHFFLARLPEDHVPHWDFRAPAEDRVFRDSSAGACAASGLLLLADKVGELEAPVYREPAIKMLESLYRNYGTWGNDAEEGLILHGTSNYPAGQNIDVPLIYGDFFYVEGLARLKGKGPFYWE; this is encoded by the coding sequence ATGACGGCTGAAACTAAGCTGGAATGGGTAGAGGAAGCGTGGAGTAAGGCACTGGAGAAGACACAGAAGAACAGCCTGCGTATTGGCGCGGGATTTCCTCATGCTGCCCAAGGCGGGAAATATGTACTGGAGGAGCCATTTTGGTGGACGGCGGGTTTCTGGCCAGGACAGCTGTGGCTGCTATATAACGAAAGTGGAGATGAGTCACTGAAGGTCATTGCTGAAGAGTGTGAGCAGCGGCTGGATGCAGTGCTGAACGAATATGTGCGCCTGGATCATGATCTCGGTTTCATGTGGACATTAACGAGTGTGGCTTCGTACAAGCTGCTTGGGAATGAAGCCTCCAAGATCAGAGCCCTTAAAGCGGCGAATTTCCTGGCAGCCCGCTTTAATCTGAAGGGAAACTTCATCCGGGCGTGGAATCCGTGGTTCGAAGGCGAGGACAATCGGGGATACGCCATCATCGACTGTGCCATGAATATGCCGCTGCTATTCTGGGCATCAGAGGTCACTGGAGATCCACGTTACCGTCATATCGCCGAGGCGCATATGGATACCGTGGTGAAGCATTTCATTCGTCCGGACGGATCGGTGTATCATATCGTCCGTTTTGATGCGGAAACTGGAGCATTCATCGAAGGCATTGGTGGACAGGGTTATGCCGCAGAATCCGCCTGGTCGCGGGGAACCGCATGGGCCATCTACGGGTTGACGCTGGCGTATCATCATACTGGCAAGAGTGAGTATCTTTATACAGCGCAAAAGGTCGCCCATTTCTTCCTAGCTCGCCTACCTGAGGATCATGTGCCGCATTGGGATTTCCGCGCACCGGCGGAAGATCGTGTGTTCCGCGATTCATCGGCTGGAGCTTGCGCTGCAAGCGGCTTGCTGCTGCTGGCTGACAAGGTCGGAGAGCTGGAGGCGCCTGTATATCGGGAGCCTGCTATCAAGATGCTGGAATCTCTGTACCGCAATTACGGTACATGGGGTAATGATGCCGAGGAAGGTTTGATTCTTCACGGTACAAGCAATTATCCGGCTGGACAGAATATTGATGTTCCGTTAATCTACGGGGATTTCTTCTACGTTGAAGGCTTGGCCCGACTGAAAGGTAAAGGTCCTTTCTATTGGGAGTAG
- a CDS encoding AI-2E family transporter produces the protein MERLQVWPEKFRKFFLNNKFVVSLLILLLIGINVMVFSKISFIFKPVIVLLHTVAGPLLLTGIAYYLLNPLVDRLERRSGVKRAYGIVILYLLIAGIITLVLLTVIPIIRTQLVGLIDNFPKYSAQIQEQFWDMTGSKLFGQIQQNVGTDFTDITSRVTTWTTSFLNNALNGVGSFVGALTEIVLAVVTTPFILFYLLRDGKKLPEFILRFIPTRLQHQTKLVMSEMNSQVASYIRGQIIVSCCIGVLLYIGYLIIGLEYSLVLAIAAACTAVVPYLGPAIAIAPALIVALVTSPFMFLKLVFVWTAVQLIEGKFISPQIMGKSLKIHPISIIFVIIFAGKMFGILGIILAVPGYAVFKVVCTHVFQYFHLRSGLYNKIEEEEEKE, from the coding sequence ATGGAGAGGCTGCAGGTCTGGCCGGAGAAGTTCAGAAAGTTTTTTTTGAACAATAAATTTGTGGTATCCTTGCTTATTTTATTACTGATAGGAATTAATGTAATGGTATTCTCCAAGATATCGTTTATCTTTAAGCCTGTCATTGTATTGCTGCACACGGTAGCGGGGCCATTGTTGTTAACGGGTATCGCATATTACCTACTTAATCCGCTGGTAGACCGACTGGAGAGAAGAAGCGGGGTCAAACGCGCGTATGGAATTGTAATTCTGTATTTGCTGATTGCCGGGATCATAACTCTGGTGCTGTTGACGGTTATTCCTATTATTCGCACCCAGTTAGTAGGCTTGATCGATAATTTCCCTAAGTACAGCGCTCAGATCCAGGAACAGTTCTGGGATATGACCGGCAGCAAGTTATTTGGGCAGATTCAGCAGAATGTAGGAACCGATTTTACGGATATTACGAGTAGGGTCACAACCTGGACTACGTCCTTCCTAAACAATGCTTTGAATGGTGTGGGAAGTTTTGTAGGAGCATTAACGGAGATTGTGCTGGCAGTGGTGACTACTCCATTTATATTATTTTACCTGCTTCGGGATGGGAAAAAGCTTCCTGAATTCATTCTGAGATTCATTCCTACAAGACTGCAGCATCAGACTAAATTGGTCATGTCTGAAATGAATAGCCAAGTTGCTTCCTATATTCGTGGGCAAATTATCGTCAGCTGCTGTATCGGTGTGCTGCTTTATATCGGCTATCTCATTATTGGTCTGGAGTATTCGCTTGTACTGGCAATAGCTGCTGCCTGTACTGCAGTTGTGCCCTATCTCGGTCCGGCGATTGCCATTGCACCTGCCTTAATCGTAGCGTTAGTCACCTCACCGTTTATGTTCCTGAAGTTAGTCTTCGTCTGGACAGCCGTGCAGTTAATTGAAGGCAAGTTCATCTCGCCGCAAATTATGGGGAAGTCCCTGAAGATTCATCCGATCTCGATTATTTTTGTTATTATATTTGCCGGTAAAATGTTCGGAATTCTTGGCATCATCCTCGCAGTACCTGGTTATGCGGTATTCAAGGTAGTGTGTACACATGTCTTTCAGTATTTCCACTTACGTTCAGGGTTATATAATAAGATTGAAGAGGAAGAGGAAAAAGAATAA
- a CDS encoding heparinase II/III family protein — MERFELFPIVSTMEPVDLRLYYPDGDQESFWRSVRESPLYENERSEIRAEGNRLRGLPIPELTYSLFSIYSRLGSRLEYERVYFERRRILNTSVFLTLLEPEREEHLTALEDILWSICNEYTWCLPAHVGENPITETIDLFSAETGFALSEISCLLGERLPSLLQFRIRENVIKRLFMPYLTSGPYHWETATHNWAAVCSGSIGAAALLMLKDSEILTDILLKVQGTMEYYLQGFGEDGACLEGLGYWNYGFGYFVYYADLLCKRSLGEIDRFKREQVQSIAMFQQKCFLGGELVANFSDSQAVGSVQLGLSHYIAAVFPEVEAPPLSLRAAYSEDHCSRWAPAFRNLIWKDSIHARVEWGSASYYLPDAQWLLSRHVSEAGAFGFAAKGGSNDEPHNHNDLGQFILLGEGTVYLSDLGSGEYKAGYFGAERYSHDCNGSQGHSVPIIDGQYQIAGAESSARVLEASTSPEEDMLVLELAQAYAHESLQSLTRSFVWRTGELPSLTLSDEFHFNKAPAALIERMVTFCLPVVDKGFVILKGLKTRSLCIAYDDHLLHPEISVHTFHDHFGVEKAWYGVDFQVRKPSTEARYEFEFQFINNSK, encoded by the coding sequence ATGGAGAGGTTCGAGTTGTTCCCGATAGTCTCTACAATGGAGCCAGTAGATCTTCGGCTGTATTACCCAGACGGTGATCAGGAAAGCTTCTGGCGCTCGGTAAGGGAGTCCCCGCTATATGAGAACGAGCGCTCTGAGATTCGTGCGGAAGGGAACCGTTTGCGTGGTTTGCCTATTCCTGAGCTCACTTATTCGCTATTTTCAATATATTCTCGTTTGGGGTCAAGGCTGGAATATGAGCGGGTTTATTTTGAACGAAGAAGAATTCTGAATACTTCTGTGTTTCTGACCTTACTAGAGCCGGAACGGGAAGAGCATCTGACTGCTCTTGAAGATATCCTCTGGTCAATCTGCAATGAGTACACCTGGTGTCTGCCGGCTCATGTGGGGGAGAACCCTATTACGGAGACGATTGACCTGTTCTCGGCAGAGACGGGCTTTGCGCTCAGTGAGATAAGCTGTCTTCTTGGAGAACGGCTGCCTTCCTTGCTGCAATTCCGCATTAGGGAGAATGTAATCAAGCGATTGTTCATGCCATATTTAACCAGCGGACCTTACCATTGGGAGACCGCTACACATAATTGGGCTGCGGTCTGTTCAGGTTCGATTGGCGCGGCTGCTCTCCTGATGCTGAAGGACTCTGAAATACTCACCGACATTCTATTGAAGGTGCAGGGCACTATGGAATATTATCTGCAGGGCTTCGGTGAAGACGGAGCTTGTCTGGAGGGACTGGGTTACTGGAATTATGGGTTTGGTTATTTCGTCTATTATGCGGATCTTCTCTGTAAACGCAGCCTTGGAGAAATCGATCGGTTTAAGCGTGAGCAGGTTCAAAGCATCGCTATGTTTCAGCAGAAATGTTTTCTCGGTGGAGAGCTTGTCGCCAATTTCTCTGATTCGCAAGCCGTGGGCAGCGTACAGCTCGGACTTAGTCATTATATAGCAGCTGTTTTTCCTGAAGTGGAAGCGCCACCATTATCGCTTAGAGCTGCATATAGTGAGGATCACTGCAGCCGCTGGGCTCCGGCCTTTCGAAATTTGATTTGGAAAGATTCGATCCATGCACGGGTAGAGTGGGGGAGTGCCAGCTATTATCTGCCAGATGCGCAGTGGCTACTGTCCCGTCATGTTAGTGAAGCCGGAGCGTTTGGTTTCGCTGCTAAAGGCGGCAGCAATGATGAGCCGCATAACCATAATGATCTCGGTCAATTCATCCTCCTCGGGGAGGGGACGGTTTATCTCTCTGATCTGGGCAGTGGTGAATATAAGGCAGGTTATTTCGGGGCAGAAAGGTATTCCCATGATTGCAATGGCTCGCAGGGTCATAGCGTGCCTATTATCGATGGGCAATATCAGATTGCGGGTGCGGAGTCTTCTGCTAGGGTGCTGGAAGCTTCCACTTCTCCAGAGGAAGATATGCTGGTATTGGAGTTGGCGCAGGCTTACGCTCATGAAAGTCTCCAAAGTTTGACTCGTTCCTTTGTGTGGCGGACCGGGGAACTGCCTTCTTTAACGCTGAGTGATGAGTTCCACTTTAACAAAGCTCCGGCAGCACTGATTGAGCGGATGGTGACCTTTTGTCTGCCTGTAGTTGACAAAGGGTTTGTAATCCTTAAAGGACTGAAGACGCGGAGCCTTTGCATTGCCTATGATGATCATCTGTTGCATCCGGAGATTTCGGTACACACCTTCCATGACCACTTCGGAGTGGAGAAGGCCTGGTATGGTGTTGATTTTCAGGTTAGAAAGCCAAGCACGGAAGCACGGTATGAGTTTGAATTCCAATTCATAAATAATTCTAAATAA
- a CDS encoding DUF2264 domain-containing protein: protein MSKLISNPLGDIATNPLETKADLQKAFRQLVYPLKPHYSAGRARLKLGVTGVHYGPAIAEMEGFSRVLWGIVPLLAGGGEDELWGVCLDGIRSGTDPAHKEYWGAVADYDQRLVEMAAFGFALSLIPERIWGPLNERERSNLYEWLNQINTHPCYDCNWLFFNVLVNMGFHKAGLPYDAEQMERNLLRIDDFYLSKGWYSDGVGGHIDYYVPFALHYYGLLYAKLMGNEDPERARVFKERAVEFAGEFLQWFAPDGSALPYGRSLTYRFAQSAFWGALAYAEVDVLPYGVIKGLVLRNLRWWFQQPIFDAEGVLTIGYAYPNLVMAENYNSPGSPYWSLKSFLPLALAEDHPFWQAEELPLPELAKLSVQRPAHLVICRQVSTGHLVAFNSGHLTTNEHTHTSAKYEKFAYSTAFGFSVPRSEWGLAQGAFDSMLALSEGNDNLFRVRRMSEVSQIEDNVLFAKWKPWSDVEVQTWVVAGLPWHIRIHRVHTSRVLEAAEGGFTVKLDLDLQEITPAGGTGIGAICSQGRSEIRNMLGYDQSELIRPHTNTNVLQPRTAIPTLRTTLTPGTHWLVAAIYGEPNVAIEAAPQEPPAEQLNVSIGDREITITTSNGKHIIIALDK from the coding sequence ATGAGTAAGTTAATAAGTAATCCTCTGGGGGACATTGCAACAAATCCGCTGGAAACGAAGGCCGATCTGCAAAAGGCATTTCGTCAGCTTGTATATCCGCTGAAACCCCATTACAGCGCGGGAAGAGCTCGATTGAAGCTGGGAGTGACTGGAGTCCACTACGGTCCTGCGATTGCCGAAATGGAGGGATTCTCTAGAGTTTTGTGGGGAATTGTACCTTTGCTTGCGGGAGGCGGAGAAGATGAACTCTGGGGGGTATGTCTGGATGGTATTCGCAGCGGGACAGATCCAGCGCATAAGGAATACTGGGGAGCAGTAGCCGATTACGATCAGCGGCTTGTGGAGATGGCGGCGTTTGGATTCGCACTATCTCTGATTCCGGAACGAATATGGGGTCCATTGAACGAGCGGGAACGCTCCAACCTCTATGAGTGGTTGAACCAGATCAATACTCATCCCTGTTATGACTGCAACTGGTTATTTTTCAACGTGCTGGTCAATATGGGATTCCATAAAGCAGGACTTCCCTATGACGCTGAGCAAATGGAACGTAATTTGTTGCGCATTGATGATTTTTATTTATCCAAGGGCTGGTACAGCGATGGTGTAGGTGGGCATATTGATTATTATGTTCCGTTTGCCCTTCATTATTATGGTCTGCTGTACGCCAAGCTGATGGGGAACGAGGACCCAGAGCGGGCCCGTGTATTCAAGGAGAGAGCTGTGGAATTTGCTGGAGAGTTCCTTCAGTGGTTCGCTCCAGACGGCTCTGCACTTCCATACGGAAGAAGTCTGACTTACCGGTTCGCGCAGTCCGCTTTCTGGGGCGCATTGGCCTATGCTGAGGTTGATGTTCTGCCCTATGGCGTGATCAAAGGTCTTGTCCTGCGTAATTTGCGCTGGTGGTTCCAGCAGCCGATCTTTGATGCTGAAGGTGTGCTGACCATTGGTTATGCCTACCCGAACCTGGTTATGGCCGAGAACTATAATTCGCCGGGCTCCCCGTATTGGTCACTGAAGTCCTTTTTGCCGCTTGCACTAGCGGAGGATCATCCTTTCTGGCAGGCAGAAGAGCTGCCACTTCCTGAACTGGCGAAATTGTCGGTACAGCGCCCTGCTCATCTTGTGATTTGCCGTCAAGTAAGTACAGGCCATCTAGTTGCCTTTAACAGTGGTCATCTCACAACGAATGAGCATACACATACTTCGGCAAAATATGAGAAGTTTGCGTACTCAACGGCATTTGGTTTCAGCGTTCCCCGTTCTGAATGGGGGCTGGCCCAAGGAGCATTCGACTCGATGCTGGCACTTAGTGAAGGCAACGACAATCTGTTTCGGGTGAGAAGAATGAGTGAGGTCTCACAGATCGAAGACAATGTACTATTCGCCAAGTGGAAGCCTTGGTCCGATGTTGAAGTGCAAACTTGGGTCGTGGCCGGTCTTCCTTGGCATATCCGCATTCACCGTGTGCACACTTCAAGAGTTCTGGAGGCTGCTGAGGGAGGATTTACCGTAAAGCTGGATCTTGATCTACAGGAGATTACTCCTGCAGGTGGGACCGGGATTGGGGCAATCTGTAGTCAGGGACGAAGCGAAATTCGCAATATGTTGGGCTACGACCAATCTGAACTAATCCGACCTCATACCAACACCAATGTATTGCAGCCACGAACTGCAATCCCTACCTTGCGGACGACTCTAACACCCGGAACGCATTGGCTCGTCGCAGCAATCTATGGTGAACCTAATGTGGCTATTGAAGCGGCACCACAAGAACCTCCAGCAGAACAATTGAATGTGAGTATAGGTGATCGGGAAATTACCATTACTACTTCTAATGGCAAGCATATAATCATTGCGTTGGACAAGTAG
- a CDS encoding DNA topology modulation protein yields the protein MQRILIIGSAGAGKSTLSKKLGAILHIPVIHLDKYYWKPNWVASENLEWDLFVEEQTAQEAWIMDGNYSRTLKMRLEKADTVIFLDMSRALCIYRVIKRRIQYNGSTRSDMNEGCREQLDWEFIRWIWNFKKRSRLKIVSALRETDGEKQVIILDSRAKIQIFLEQLSFREI from the coding sequence ATGCAACGGATTCTAATCATTGGGTCGGCAGGGGCGGGTAAATCAACATTGAGCAAGAAGCTTGGAGCTATATTACATATTCCTGTTATCCATCTTGATAAGTACTATTGGAAGCCGAATTGGGTCGCATCCGAGAATCTGGAGTGGGATCTGTTCGTGGAGGAGCAGACGGCGCAGGAGGCGTGGATCATGGACGGCAATTACTCTCGAACACTTAAGATGAGGCTGGAAAAGGCGGATACAGTTATTTTTTTGGATATGTCGAGAGCACTATGCATTTACCGTGTAATAAAGCGTCGTATTCAATACAATGGATCAACTCGTTCGGATATGAATGAGGGGTGCAGAGAGCAGTTGGATTGGGAATTTATCCGTTGGATCTGGAACTTTAAGAAACGCTCCAGGTTGAAGATTGTTAGTGCACTGAGAGAAACTGACGGGGAGAAGCAGGTGATCATTCTGGATAGCCGTGCAAAGATTCAGATATTCTTGGAGCAACTCTCTTTTCGAGAAATTTGA
- a CDS encoding GNAT family N-acetyltransferase, with amino-acid sequence MFERFNADDRVLSGKAFAQDELQHNLIHFISGIVDATKLKSSDGNLIFTQSAGHNPWLWVSNELEPEQREKLVQELVEYVKDDGYRGISAEPDTAKLFARAFCEVKGALFHTSMMLEAYHCPEVIKPLNVRGHLQQAAMEHTATIAGFMAGFSEDAFGMQAAKLEILLSMAEEAAGSGQMFLWMVDGTPVSMAKIAHRSTKLARINDVYTLPFHRKQGYASALVAELCAQLLQEKLTPMLYADAKNPDSNKVYQSIGFVEAGRIADIKFD; translated from the coding sequence ATGTTTGAAAGATTTAATGCAGATGATAGGGTGTTGTCCGGCAAGGCATTTGCACAAGATGAGCTTCAACACAATTTGATTCATTTTATCAGTGGGATTGTGGATGCCACCAAGCTTAAATCTAGCGACGGAAATCTGATCTTTACCCAGTCCGCTGGGCATAATCCTTGGCTATGGGTGTCAAACGAGCTTGAACCTGAACAGCGGGAAAAGCTTGTACAGGAGTTGGTGGAGTATGTGAAGGATGATGGTTATCGTGGAATATCCGCGGAGCCGGATACGGCGAAGCTGTTTGCCAGAGCTTTTTGTGAAGTTAAGGGAGCTCTCTTTCATACCTCGATGATGCTGGAAGCCTATCATTGTCCTGAAGTGATTAAGCCTCTGAACGTCAGAGGACATCTGCAGCAAGCAGCTATGGAACATACCGCTACGATCGCGGGATTTATGGCAGGTTTCTCGGAGGATGCGTTTGGTATGCAGGCAGCCAAACTTGAGATTTTGCTGTCAATGGCTGAAGAAGCGGCTGGTTCCGGCCAAATGTTTCTATGGATGGTTGATGGAACTCCCGTATCTATGGCTAAGATAGCTCATCGCTCAACCAAGCTCGCCCGCATTAACGATGTGTATACCTTACCGTTTCACCGTAAACAAGGATATGCCAGCGCACTCGTGGCCGAATTATGTGCACAATTACTCCAAGAGAAGTTAACACCGATGCTCTATGCCGATGCCAAGAACCCTGATTCCAACAAGGTCTATCAGTCGATAGGATTTGTGGAGGCAGGGAGAATTGCAGATATAAAGTTTGATTAG
- a CDS encoding DinB family protein has protein sequence MTAIQEAGHRHLQRVLSHTHWANLEILAALQKADTVPEKLISVFGHLLSAEKVWLERLNERDSSSLSIWPISRLAECGALIQENYSGYLMFLEQLKDTDLDTLIPYQNSKGIAFSTSIFDILSHVSLHGSYHRGQISSYLRLEGYEPVNTDYINFSRLEEYEA, from the coding sequence ATGACAGCTATCCAGGAGGCAGGACACAGGCATCTACAACGTGTATTAAGCCATACTCACTGGGCTAATCTAGAGATATTAGCGGCATTGCAGAAAGCAGATACTGTACCGGAGAAGTTAATCTCGGTATTTGGCCATCTGCTCTCCGCGGAAAAGGTCTGGCTGGAACGCCTGAATGAAAGAGACAGCTCATCCTTGAGCATCTGGCCCATCTCTCGGCTTGCGGAGTGTGGGGCTCTCATTCAGGAGAATTATAGCGGATATCTGATGTTCCTAGAACAGCTTAAGGATACCGATTTGGATACCCTGATCCCTTACCAGAACAGTAAAGGAATAGCTTTTAGCACATCTATTTTTGATATTTTGAGTCATGTATCCTTGCACGGAAGCTATCATCGCGGTCAGATCTCCTCGTACCTGCGTTTGGAAGGTTATGAGCCTGTAAATACGGATTATATAAACTTTTCTAGACTTGAGGAATACGAAGCTTAA
- a CDS encoding carboxylesterase/lipase family protein, translated as MKGPVAVTTYGELQGRQENGVNVWRGVPFAQPPVGELRFRAPQPPESWIGLRDASEFGPVSPQPLDSRGTRFGGGNPPHSEDCLYLNIWAPANGGKELPVMVWIHGGTFITGAGSQPLFDGTSFAARGNVIVVSINYRLGPFGFLHLSPLGDGLASNQGLLDQIAALTWVQRDIAAFGGDPKRVTVFGESAGSMSIAALLAMPAAKGLFAGAIMQSGAAQTLQSGQADAIAAALLAELGIFSASGAGLLRSLPAETIIAAAERMTYKLSGDSLSMFFQPVIEPFTLPENPADALAKGSASGIPLLIGTNRHEGNLFFREGSAAGFEQSLQALELLMGTGNLSEVARHYPASWEGQAEILTDLYFWSSSVVFAESQQAHAPVWMYRFDWIVPGHPFFGKAVHGAEIAYVFNNLSLLSQFGLEITPSMTSMAEAMQEAWIAFAHCGDPGTTQQPWPQYRPGDRATLIFDKKIRIVHDPEPEKRKRLIHNMGRNSL; from the coding sequence ATGAAAGGACCTGTAGCAGTAACCACTTACGGTGAACTTCAAGGAAGACAAGAGAATGGCGTAAACGTCTGGCGCGGTGTCCCTTTTGCACAACCTCCTGTCGGAGAGCTTCGCTTTCGTGCGCCGCAGCCACCGGAGTCCTGGATTGGACTCCGAGACGCTTCCGAATTCGGTCCGGTCAGCCCGCAGCCCCTAGATAGCCGGGGTACCCGATTTGGCGGGGGGAATCCGCCACATTCGGAGGATTGCCTCTACTTAAATATTTGGGCACCTGCTAATGGTGGCAAAGAGCTGCCGGTTATGGTCTGGATTCATGGCGGGACCTTTATTACTGGAGCAGGCAGTCAACCGTTATTCGATGGGACCAGCTTTGCTGCCCGTGGCAATGTCATTGTGGTATCTATAAACTACCGGCTTGGACCGTTTGGATTTCTGCATTTATCTCCACTGGGAGACGGATTAGCCTCCAATCAAGGACTGCTGGATCAGATCGCGGCGCTCACGTGGGTGCAGCGTGATATTGCTGCCTTTGGCGGCGATCCCAAGCGTGTAACGGTATTCGGTGAGTCCGCAGGCAGCATGAGTATTGCTGCCTTGCTGGCGATGCCTGCCGCGAAAGGTTTGTTCGCTGGTGCAATCATGCAAAGCGGAGCGGCCCAAACGCTGCAGTCCGGACAGGCGGATGCTATTGCAGCTGCATTGCTGGCCGAGCTTGGGATCTTTTCCGCTAGCGGGGCTGGATTGCTCCGTTCTCTTCCGGCAGAGACGATTATTGCAGCCGCTGAACGAATGACCTACAAGCTGTCCGGCGATTCACTCAGCATGTTCTTTCAGCCGGTAATTGAACCGTTCACACTGCCGGAGAATCCGGCGGATGCCTTAGCGAAGGGTTCGGCAAGTGGCATCCCGCTGCTCATTGGAACCAATCGGCATGAGGGGAATCTGTTCTTTCGTGAGGGTTCCGCAGCTGGCTTCGAGCAATCACTTCAAGCACTCGAACTGCTTATGGGAACAGGGAATCTGTCAGAGGTCGCTCGCCATTATCCAGCATCATGGGAGGGGCAGGCTGAAATCCTGACGGATCTTTACTTCTGGAGTAGTTCGGTAGTCTTCGCAGAGAGTCAACAGGCTCATGCTCCTGTCTGGATGTACCGGTTCGACTGGATCGTTCCCGGTCATCCGTTTTTTGGCAAAGCAGTACACGGTGCGGAAATCGCCTATGTGTTTAATAATCTGTCTTTATTGTCACAGTTTGGATTAGAGATTACACCTTCTATGACAAGTATGGCAGAAGCTATGCAGGAGGCTTGGATTGCTTTTGCGCACTGCGGAGATCCAGGCACGACTCAACAACCTTGGCCGCAATACAGACCGGGGGATCGTGCTACTCTTATTTTTGATAAAAAAATTCGTATTGTGCATGATCCTGAACCGGAGAAGCGTAAGCGTCTAATCCATAATATGGGGAGGAACAGTCTATGA